The DNA region GCCCCATCGAATCACTACTAATCACAAAGTTCCCCACCATCGCCCGGACTCTGCCCCGCCCACCAAAACCAAACAATCCTTTTCAACCCAAACCAACGCATTTCCCGGCCCACCCGCAGGTACGATAAACCTCACGCAAAGACGCAAAGACGCAAAGTACCTAGCAAGAGTACGACAGATCCAACTACCGCCCTTGCCACAGTATAATCAGCCCTCCTCCTAAAAAGAGGCTGGATCACAGCACAGGGCTTCAGCCCTGTGTCACGCCGTCGATTCCTCCCTTGGTTGGTCAATTTGAGCTATTCCTAGCTCCATCGGTTTCATACGAAACCGGAGGTTGATCAAGGTGGGGGTGGCCACCCCCACCTCGATCGCTGAAACAGTCACTCCGTTCCTCCTCGAGTCCTTGAACTCGTCTTTCAGCAAGGAGGCCTGTTTCCCTCAAATCCATCTGCAGTTCGTAGAGTTGCAAGAGCCCGAGAGCTCGTAGATCCAAGGTTGAAATACAGATGAACACTCAGAACAAACACTATATCGGCGTCGATGTCAGCAAAGATAAACTCGACTTTTATCACCCCAAAACAAAGCGCTCCTGGACCGTTCCCAACACTCCATCAAAGGTAAAATCGGAGCTCCTCAAGCTATCCAAACAACAGGACGAAATCCACATCATCTGTGAGCCTACCGGTGGCTATGAAAAGTGCCTCCTCGCTCAAGCATTGGAGCTAAACATTCCCATCAGCCTGGTTAATCCAAAGCGAGCACGAGCATTTGCCGAGGCCATGGGAATCTCGGCGAAAACTGACGCGATTGATGCCACGGTCTTGTCTCGCTTCGGAGAGTCGATCACCCCGGCATCCCGCGTAAAACCTACAGCTCTGCAGGAGAAGATGTCAGCGATCGCCAGGATTAAGGATCGTTTCACCCGCCAAGCTGCAGCTCAGAAAACGGCCCTTCAAAAGGTCACCGACAGCTTTGTGAAGAAGGAGCTCAAGACCCAAATCCAAAGCCTTGAGCGAGCGATTGCTCGTTGCCAAAAGCAACTCGACACACTCATTGCGAAAGACGCCGTGCTGCGTGAGAAGAAGCGCAAAATCGAGTCGATCAAAGGACTTGGTCTGGCTGCATCCACGGTCTTCTTGTCTGAAATGCCAGAACTGGGCGCAATCACCGACAACCAGGCTTCGGCTTTAGTTGGAGTTGCGCCATTCAACAAAGACACCGGCACTCATAGCGGCAAGAGGCACGTCCGCGGAGGAAGGCATTTACTCCGGCGCAGCCTCTACATGCCTGCTCTATGCGCCACGAACCACAACCCGATTTTGAAGGAATTTTATGGCCGTCTGATCGCCAAAGGAAAACCTCATCATGTCGCCATCACCGCCGTGATCCGAAAGCTTGTCAGACTCGTAAACCGCCTTCTTTCCGACCCCAATTTCGAGCCGATAAAACAAAATTAGAAACAGAGTTGCTGAAAGGGAAACGCAAACCAGCCCAGGGTGACGGGAGCCTCAGGCGACCACACCCTGGGATATTCCGCGCCAACGCAATCCAGGCCAAGCATGCGACACCGCCGACGCGTATCCCCCACCCGCCGGCCGCTCCCGACACGACGACGCACCCTAAGTCAGCCGTCGTCCAGTAACGACTGGTTATGACTTAGGGTAGTCACCCCAGAATACAACCTTCCATGTACCATCTATGATGTGGAAGTCATAAACAACCCCAGGTCCATTTCCCTTACCTTTGCCTTCATCAGGCGTCACACTAACACTCCATACATTATCGTTGTAACCGTTCCCTCTCGACTTGACTTTGAGCCACTCTTTCTTCCAGCCAGCTATACTTGAAATGGATTCATTCTCTTCGAATGTCTTTCCGTGCCTGTTGATGAATTTCTCGGCATACTTCGGACTGTAATAGTTCTTCGCCTCTTGTTATCCTCGTTGCTGTTGACCGATCTGAAGTCGGAGCGCAGCGCCCCCTACTCAGCTCGACGCCGCCCCCCCACTCACTCACCTACCACCGCAATGTGCTGCAGGTGAAGTGTCCGGCCCTTGCCGGGAAGGCTGACACGCAGGTAGCGGAGTGGTTTGCCGGGAATGAAGGCTCCGGTTTTCTCGGATCCTACCGGAATAGCCCACCGCTCTGGCACGTTCTCAGGTTTCGAGTCGTCCTGCCACAGCTTGTGGAATGTCTTGCCATCGGTTGAATACTCCACCAGTAATCCAGCTGCGCGCTCTTGATGGGAGTCGGCGCGGTTGGTAATGGCGATGTGCTTCACGTTCTCCACCTTGCGAAGGTCTATCAGCACCGAGGGCGACTCCATTTCCATCGAGTGGAATCCAAAGCGCTGCTCGCTCTTTAGATCCATCAGTTGTTGCGGATTTGGACTCCACTTAGGATCGGCGTCGGCACTCGTACAAATGGCTCCGTCATTGAGAATGCGGCCGTAGGCTGAGTAGTCAGCCCCGGCGCTCGGCAATTCGTAGAAACGCGTCGAATCGACACGACCCGCAAACTCCAGCACCACGCAGTCGATCACGGGCTCCAACATTTCCCCGGCGGGAAGGGTCAGATAGTAATCGCCCTCCCTACGTGCGACCTCAAGTTCTCCACCATGTAGCAACTTTGCAGAGCGGAGCTCGTTCCCCTCCAGCCCCGGCACTCGGAAGCTGGGCCCGACCATCAATCCCGTGCGAACGTGCAGATATACATACTTGCCACGATGCGACGAACTCAGTGCCCCTGATGGCTTATAAGGTCCGGCCGTGGTTCCATACACAGACTCGCCAAATCGCCCCATCCACTCGCCGATTCGCGTGATCGCTTCCCGTTGGTCGGCGGGGAGAACCCCGTTGCCATCCGGCGTCAGGTTGAGCAGGAAGTTCCCACCGGAGTCCACCACATCGATGATGTCGGTAAGAAGGACGGAGTGCGGTTTCACCGGATTTCCGTTCTGATAGGACCAGCTATGGTCGCGGCAGATGATATCGCAGGTCTCCCATCGGTTACTGGTATTGAAGTAGCCCTTTTTGCGCTCATGAGTCGCGAAATCCTCCAAGCCCCGGTGGTCGGCCTGTTGCTTCCCGCCGTAGGAGAAGTAGTAACGATCATTAAAAAGCGTCGCTGGCTGATAGCCCCGAACCTCCTGGTACACCGCATCGCCTCCCCAGTGGCTGGGATGGCTGCCGCCCAGTCCGTCGAACCACAAGCAGAACACATCACCATATTCGGTGAGCAGTTGCTTGAGGTGATGCCGCATGTAGGGCGAGTAGTCGGCGCCTTTGGTCGGATCCGCCTTGCCGCGTGGTGGATTGTAGTTCGGGTGAGTCCAATCCGGATTGGAATAGTAATAACCCACTTTAAGGCCCTCCTTGCGAATGGCATCGGAAAGCTCGCGGATCACGTCGCGGCCGAAGCCCCGCTCTCCGGTAATCTTCCAGCCTAGGTCCGCAGTCTGGCCCTCGGCAATCACCGCTTTGCCATTGTGATCTACCATCGGGTACCCGTGTTCATTGAGCCGCAGCGAGCGCTTGGCATCAAACATCGGAAACCCGTCGTGATGTTTGCTCACGAGAACCACATACTTGGCCCCGGACTTACGGAAGAGATCCGCCCAATCCTCCGCATCGAGCTTCTCGGGCTTGAAGCGTTCCCAGAGACGATTGTATTGCGCGTAGGGCAGTGACGTGTAGTGGTCCTCGATCACCACCCCGTTATCCTTCTTGCCCGGTCTCGGACCAACGCGCCCCCACGAGATTTCGGTCCCCGTCTTCGACTTCTCATACTGCCCCGACGCCAGAGTGTCTTTGCCTTTGCCAAACCAGGGCGAGTTCGGATCGGTATAAGGATGAAGCGCCGGATCGGCCACCGCTTCGAGGCTGCTCATGTTCCAGTGAACGAAGATCCCCAACTTGGCATCGGAGAAGTATTCCAGATTGCTCTCATGGGTCGGAGCCTCAGCGGCAAGAGCCGGGCCACCGGCAAACACGGAGCAGGCAGCCAGAAAAAGTGAAAAGACAGGTCGCATGGCCCGCGATACGCCAGCGACCAGGCGCCCCTGTCAGACAATCTGCAAGAAACTGTGCACAACGACAACGAGGACACAGTCGCTCCATTGCTAGGTTTCCAATCACTGTGCCTTCGTGATCTTCGTGACCTCTGTGGTTACAAACGAATCAAAGCCCCCCTCCACGCAAAGATTTGGAAACGACCAGCAATCGAGCCCCTAAAAGTTAGAGCCATTCGTGTGCGCACTCGCGCTGACCATCTCCCCAGTCAATACAAAGCAGCGATTCTCGCCGCACTCCCACATAGCCATCTGCGAAAATCCGCGCCTATCTGTGGCCGCGTGACAAGAACGGCGGACCGCCGGATTGCGCTCGGCCATCCCGCAGTCGTGTGACGACGCTGGAAGCATAGCCACACATAGCTCCAGACTCCCCATCAGATCTCAAACGACGCCCCGCCCTCGCCATCATCGTGGCGGCCCTTGAACGTCAACTCGGCAATCCCCGACTTATCGAGCTCGCCCTTGCCCACTTCAACGAGACGTTGATACTGCCTCAGCGTTGCCTCATTCACCGGCAGATGCAGGCCTTGTTGGGCGGCAAGGTTGGCTGCGATCCCTGAATCCTTCGCCGCATGCGCCGCAGAGAACCAGCATTCGTGGTCCCTGCCAATCATATCGTCACTGTCCGTTTCGAGCACCCTCGATGCCGCTCCCGTCTGGGAAAAGACCTCGGTCACCATTGCCAGATCGAGACCCAACGCATCGGCCAACCCCAGGCCCTCGGCCAGTGCTGCCGTGTTCATATTCATCACCATGTTGACCAGCGCCTTCACCTCGGCCGCCTTGCCGGCCTCGCCACAATAACGCAAATCCGCACTCAGGTCGTCGAGCAGCGGACGCTGCGCATCAAACACATCGCGGTCACCAGCCACCATCAGGTAAAGCTCGCCATTGCGGGCATGACTGATGCTCGACGCCATACATCCCTCCAACGTAGAAGCTCCTGCCTTTGCCGCCATCCCAGCCACCTCGCGATGCACCTCGGGCGACACCGTTGCACAGTTGATGAACACCTTACCCTCTGCCCCCACTAGCAGATGCTCATCACCCTCGGCAAAAATGCTCCGCATCGCCGCATCATCAGTGACCACCGTAATGATCACATCGGCGCGCGCGGTCACATCGCTCAACCGCGAACAGGCCACAGCCTCCGGCCCGAGCTCCGCGGCCAGTTCACCCGCCACCGCTTGATCCAAATCATAGATCGCAGTCACTTCCCATCCACAATCCACTACCAGATGGCGGGCCATGTTCGCCCCCATCCGCCCCACCCCGACAAAGCCAATTTTCGTACTCTCTTTGTTCATATCCTGTAAATTGCTAATCCTTAAACTCCGGGAAGAACGGGTTGTTCGTTTTCTCGTCCGCCACCGTGGTCAGCGGACCATGCC from Sulfuriroseicoccus oceanibius includes:
- a CDS encoding alpha-L-fucosidase, producing MRPVFSLFLAACSVFAGGPALAAEAPTHESNLEYFSDAKLGIFVHWNMSSLEAVADPALHPYTDPNSPWFGKGKDTLASGQYEKSKTGTEISWGRVGPRPGKKDNGVVIEDHYTSLPYAQYNRLWERFKPEKLDAEDWADLFRKSGAKYVVLVSKHHDGFPMFDAKRSLRLNEHGYPMVDHNGKAVIAEGQTADLGWKITGERGFGRDVIRELSDAIRKEGLKVGYYYSNPDWTHPNYNPPRGKADPTKGADYSPYMRHHLKQLLTEYGDVFCLWFDGLGGSHPSHWGGDAVYQEVRGYQPATLFNDRYYFSYGGKQQADHRGLEDFATHERKKGYFNTSNRWETCDIICRDHSWSYQNGNPVKPHSVLLTDIIDVVDSGGNFLLNLTPDGNGVLPADQREAITRIGEWMGRFGESVYGTTAGPYKPSGALSSSHRGKYVYLHVRTGLMVGPSFRVPGLEGNELRSAKLLHGGELEVARREGDYYLTLPAGEMLEPVIDCVVLEFAGRVDSTRFYELPSAGADYSAYGRILNDGAICTSADADPKWSPNPQQLMDLKSEQRFGFHSMEMESPSVLIDLRKVENVKHIAITNRADSHQERAAGLLVEYSTDGKTFHKLWQDDSKPENVPERWAIPVGSEKTGAFIPGKPLRYLRVSLPGKGRTLHLQHIAVVGE
- a CDS encoding NAD(P)-dependent oxidoreductase — its product is MNKESTKIGFVGVGRMGANMARHLVVDCGWEVTAIYDLDQAVAGELAAELGPEAVACSRLSDVTARADVIITVVTDDAAMRSIFAEGDEHLLVGAEGKVFINCATVSPEVHREVAGMAAKAGASTLEGCMASSISHARNGELYLMVAGDRDVFDAQRPLLDDLSADLRYCGEAGKAAEVKALVNMVMNMNTAALAEGLGLADALGLDLAMVTEVFSQTGAASRVLETDSDDMIGRDHECWFSAAHAAKDSGIAANLAAQQGLHLPVNEATLRQYQRLVEVGKGELDKSGIAELTFKGRHDDGEGGASFEI
- a CDS encoding IS110 family transposase → MNTQNKHYIGVDVSKDKLDFYHPKTKRSWTVPNTPSKVKSELLKLSKQQDEIHIICEPTGGYEKCLLAQALELNIPISLVNPKRARAFAEAMGISAKTDAIDATVLSRFGESITPASRVKPTALQEKMSAIARIKDRFTRQAAAQKTALQKVTDSFVKKELKTQIQSLERAIARCQKQLDTLIAKDAVLREKKRKIESIKGLGLAASTVFLSEMPELGAITDNQASALVGVAPFNKDTGTHSGKRHVRGGRHLLRRSLYMPALCATNHNPILKEFYGRLIAKGKPHHVAITAVIRKLVRLVNRLLSDPNFEPIKQN